A part of Candida albicans SC5314 chromosome 2, complete sequence genomic DNA contains:
- a CDS encoding uncharacterized protein (Ortholog of C. dubliniensis CD36 : Cd36_23530, C. parapsilosis CDC317 : CPAR2_406140, Candida tenuis NRRL Y-1498 : CANTEDRAFT_116829 and Debaryomyces hansenii CBS767 : DEHA2B01826g): protein MSNQYPSYHNYSNQQQAQPQDNMNHSQPPQYQMQVLSHQFHAPSNLLPVQPMMQHRQHISSPFPSNGPAPGTAAFVTSPTGNPFSIPQGVPPQSMQQNYVLPSPASIISNVKNNPPSHPDTSPTRKRSQSRLQVPASSPHPQQTPKKKRGRPPKPDSLAQKITTTLNINVNTSPLNCTPAESNSNSMVKQGAPDIFTPLMRVSPSSKSQRRKRKLSTSSNGSNQSSYSPTTNNVSPTMKKSRPANPNSNQSQKQIAYNYSINQNKNQHLVTPLSTSEETRFLNPESSYQINYKTLDNMSMITQSQGYYNTPPPTSTKRNFSTPHANQQQQHLDKLPDSNIPTPLSHNKQTNNLRGSPPLAKINEIRHESKNLLPPVSLTSHSLMNERNNNNNETITKNILSEQEITAQNNVTCESLSSSDDRANINSTSRKSSDDFSFRLTIDESGKAVLSSDIFAPIASGDKHEMQQQEEITSEKNEQSVDDFSTVLTHSKVPPVLPHTKSVIGIESMHNNEVKSKAPLRRHNSDITNFSSSKDPVPQILAPINEASNNNPPSNFNNPQTPRETYGYVSTGLTPLFNLTPQFNSLMYSVMNLNASPAYKKANNPFLINQELFTSGDNAAIVQRGQHLEELAEHPRLEKLHEKSNAVMMEDLVEEKNPNNTTMDTHDNDALVGATQDITGHGNYSSASSSEDSGDARQALKKIIHVKRK, encoded by the coding sequence ATGTCAAATCAATATCCATCATATCACAACTACAgtaatcaacaacaagctCAACCTCAGGATAACATGAATCATAGTCAGCCTCCACAATATCAGATGCAGGTGTTGTCACATCAGTTTCATGCACCAAGTAACCTTTTGCCAGTGCAACCAATGATGCAGCATCGCCAACATATTTCTTCGCCTTTTCCTTCCAATGGTCCAGCTCCTGGCACTGCTGCTTTTGTTACTAGCCCTACCGGCAACCCCTTCAGTATACCTCAGGGTGTTCCTCCACAATCCATGCAGCAAAACTACGTGTTACCCCTGCCTGCATCCATAATATCTAATGTGAAAAATAATCCTCCATCACACCCTGATACTTCCCCTACCAGAAAGCGACTGCAATCACGTCTACAGGTTCCAGCTTCGTCCCCTCACCCCCAACAAActccaaagaaaaaaaggggTAGACCACCAAAACCGGACTCTTTAGCCCAAAAAATCACGACAACATTGAATATAAATGTTAATACTTCCCCTTTGAACTGCACACCGGCAGAATCAAATTCTAATCTGATGGTAAAACAAGGTGCTCCTGATATTTTTACTCCTTTAATGAGAGTTAGTCCCTCAAGCAAGTCACAGAGAAGAAAACGAAAACTTTCTACCAGCAGTAATGGAAGCAACCAGAGTTCATACAGCcccaccaccaataatgTATCGCCAAcgatgaagaaatcaagaCCTGCCAACCCCAACTCCAACCAAAGTCAAAAGCAGATTGCCTACAATTACAGTATAAACCAGAACAAAAACCAACATCTAGTAACTCcattatcaacatcagAAGAAACTCGCTTTTTAAATCCTGAAAGTTCCTACCAAATTAATTACAAGACCTTGGATAATATGTCTATGATCACTCAATCTCAAGGCTATTACAATACTCCACCTCCTACTTCTACTAAACGCAACTTTTCTACACCCCACGccaaccaacaacaacaacatctaGATAAGTTACCGGATTCTAACATTCCCACACCTCTTAGTCATAACAAACaaactaataatttaaGGGGCTCTCCTCCGTTGGCCAAGATAAACGAAATTAGACATGAATCCAAGAACTTGTTGCCTCCAGTATCGTTAACGAGCCACAGTTTAATGAATGAGcgcaacaacaacaacaacgagACCATCACAAAGAACATACTAAGTGAACAAGAAATTACAGCCCAAAACAATGTTACTTGTGAGAGTTTGTCAAGCAGTGATGACAGAGCTAATATTAATTCTACGAGCAGAAAATCATCCGACGATTTTCTGTTCAGATTGACTATTGATGAGCTGGGAAAGGCAGTGTTATCCAGTGATATTTTTGCTCCTATTGCCAGCGGCGACAAGCACGAGATGCAGCAGCAAGAGGAAATTACATCTGAGAAAAATGAACAGCTGGTTGATGATTTTTCCACAGTTCTAACTCATTCAAAGGTACCGCCAGTGTTGCCTCACACTAAATCAGTAATAGGAATAGAGTCGATGCACAACAATGAGGTCAAAAGCAAAGCACCTTTAAGAAGACACAATTCCGATATTACAAATTTCAGTTCTAGTAAAGACCCAGTTCCCCAAATATTAGCACCAATAAATGAAGCTTCCAACAATAACCCTCCATCGAATTTCAATAATCCACAAACCCCCAGAGAAACTTACGGGTATGTTTCGACTGGTCTTACCCCGTTGTTCAATTTAACTcctcaattcaattcattgatGTACTCagtgatgaatttgaatgcTTCTCCGGCGTATAAAAAAGCAAACAACccatttttaataaacCAGGAATTATTTACCAGCGGAGACAACGCTGCCATCGTTCAAAGGGGCCAACATTTGGAAGAGTTAGCTGAGCATCCACGTTTGGAAAAACTCCACGAAAAATCAAACGCCGTAATGATGGAAGATTTAGTCGAAGAGAAGAATCCAAATAATACTACAATGGATACTCATGACAATGACGCTCTTGTTGGAGCCACTCAGGATATTACTGGTCATGGTAATTATCTGCTGGCTTCATCATCAGAAGATTCAGGGGATGCAAGACAGGccttgaaaaaaatcattcatgtgaaaagaaaataa
- a CDS encoding uncharacterized protein (Predicted Gal4-like DNA-binding transcription factor; Spider biofilm induced), with the protein MKERKTRRSHTNSRDGCPNCKSKRIKCTEELPSCYNCIKKNYRCGYLDFPEHKLQIIRNKNNKRLLQEQRLLEMVTPGIPQQILQPLPPLPQQLQPPPPIAAAAVVQPPISSLIPPLQPPLQQQLQPPAPPFLSMPRPYHNITEQHSLQSNNDVFNHDNPTSYSHTPVPLHLNDQAQLIENNTGFSMPAATSGPQYHSNSASLYSSPLSTTPNCSNELIPNFQPPTIPNEENSITPPNIFEAVSNDKIDYSIEVPGSKSDLKIALYKDSVRKISLARNDLQLPSYSSDSPIYDKQTPKNEDYLVDSQQQQQNCVSHQSPSQHSKSNHNHQHQHHRDNNQNSLQYNNNTPIDRLSEFDTGYESQSSDGFGNTRHIFAEHFGIVITNDDHGIGRNNNIVHNRSMGDTISGNVGKPLPNARNSPISINLLNPTEHCGISLNQQHQAFENKMLVPTINWTSADNKSLWNSMFNGAVSSRYSFFSFFMDRSLNVILKACIKAINSGSNETCFNQHVQDILLKKSYIYYGTLIKDLRESMANDSIENSTILSWFANWSLFIHRSSTLKAENLILTGSASLLWNCLNQYQSTTQLNPTLSFIIHSIKWHTLACTTPDYKFNVIEELFDDFKHFKRFILFNQELTTKNNGYILKSFVDLENFLQQLIENIYPRMVKLDNDYKKKYEVPSEQMDRGIQFFSPEELFSIVVNWFNIVPGYALSVGKTMTPLKRTYYLFYAAIAVALAAVFPSIRGVFLVDPWNMIFARTDFDNSIYKISPSDLPKDEQYQYLSQLSKKLLRVINFFTTRRKLLLNYLGVKPHPFSHFKYMEKVEPLNDYDNVVRFKTEKMDFQEVMITSFNVNNIINVSNYPLMRMLYNNSDDNYQTFKRVIEKENHDQKVRITKFRANYERKEGKNIDTFNSYDRIRRTQSEGSQDSNELDDFDYDRGMFLYDYNIEHALTCVFDIFGREGKVFDDIGTIKQGLENFELAQKEIAKCV; encoded by the exons AtgaaagaaaggaaaacCAGAAGAAGTCATACAAATTCAAGAGATG GTTGCCCAAATTGCAAAAGCAAAAGAATAAAGTGCACAGAAGAGCTACCTTCTTGCTATAACTGTATCAAAAAGAACTATAGATGTGGCTATTTAGATTTTCCTGAACATAAACTACAGATAATTAGaaataagaataataagCGTTTATTACAGGAGCAAAGATTATTGGAAATGGTCACACCAGGAATTCCACAACAAATATTACAGCCATTACCACCATTACCACAACAGttacaaccaccaccaccaatagcagcagcagcagtagTACAACCACCAATACTGTCATTGATACCACCATTACAGCCACCATTACAGCAGCAGTTGCAGCCACCAGCCCCACCATTCCTATCAATGCCACGCCCCTACCATAATATTACTGAACAACACTCGTTGCAAAGTAACAATGATGTTTTTAATCACGACAATCCTACGTCTTACAGTCATACTCCTGTACCTTTGCATTTGAACGACCAGGCTCAGCTTATAGAAAATAACACCGGTTTTTCAATGCCAGCGGCGACACTGGGTCCTCAATATCATAGTAACTCAGCATCATTATATTCATCGCCTTTGTCAACAACTCCAAATTGTAGCAATGAGCTAATACCAAATTTTCAACCTCCAACAATACCGAATGAAGAAAACTCAATAACACCTCCCAACATCTTTGAAGCTGTCTCCAATGACAAAATCGATTATTCCATTGAAGTTCCAGGCTCAAAATCAGATTTGAAAATCGCTCTTTACAAAGATTCAGTAAGAAAAATATCCCTTGCACGTAATGATTTGCAGTTACCATCTTATTCTTCAGACTCCCCGATTTACGATAAACAGACTCCAAAGAACGAAGATTATCTAGTCGATctgcaacagcaacaacaaaactgTGTTAGTCACCAGAGTCCTTCACAACACTCTAAAAGCAACCACAACCATCAGCACCAACACCATCgtgataataatcaaaattcaTTGCAGtacaataacaatactCCAATTGACCGACTTTCTGAATTTGATACTGGCTATGAATCTCAATCTAGTGATGGTTTTGGGAACACAAGGCACATTTTTGCTGAACACTTTGGTATAGTAATTACCAACGACGATCATGGAATTGgtagaaataataatatagtCCATAACCGCAGTATGGGAGACACGATTTCAGGAAATGTCGGTAAGCCATTACCTAATGCTAGAAATAGCCctatttcaatcaatttgttaaacCCTACTGAACATTGTGGAATACTgttaaatcaacaacatcaagCATTCGAGAATAAAATGTTAGTACCTACCATCAATTGGACTCTGGCAGACAATAAACTGCTCTGGAACAGCATGTTCAATGGTGCAGTGAGCTCCCGttattcctttttttcattctttatGGATCGTTCATTGAATGTTATTTTGAAAGCATGCATTAAGGCCATTAATTCAGGAAGTAACGAAACTTGTTTTAACCAACATGTTCAAGACATATTACTCAAAAAATCGTACATTTATTACGGGACATTAATCAAAGACTTGAGAGAATCAATGGCAAATGATTCGATAGAAAATAGCACAATATTGCTGTGGTTTGCAAATTGGTCATTATTCATACATAGAAGCAGCACTTTGAAGGCAGAAAACTTAATTTTAACAGGTTCAGCATCATTATTATGGAACTGCTTAAACCAATACCAATCGACAACTCAACTTAACCCTACATTGTCATTCATAATCCATTCAATCAAATGGCACACGCTAGCATGTACTACCCCTGATTATAAATTCAATGTTATTGAAGAGCtttttgatgatttcaaacATTTCAAAAGATTCATTCTCTTCAATCAGGAGTTAACGACCAAAAATAACGGATACAtattaaaatcatttgttgatttggagaactttttgcaacaacttattgaaaacatttATCCAAGAATGGTAAAGTTAGACAACGattataaaaagaaatacgAAGTTCCATCTGAACAGATGGACCGAGGAATACAGTTTTTTAGTCCTGAAGAATTGTTTTCGATTGTTGTAAATTGGTTCAACATCGTCCCTGGGTATGCTTTGTCGGTTGGTAAGACAATGACTCCTTTGAAAAGAACATATTACCTTTTTTATGCCGCTATTGCGGTGGCTCTAGCTGCTGTTTTCCCATCTATTCGAGGAGTCTTTTTGGTTGATCCTTGGAATATGATATTTGCAAGGACCGATTTTGATAATCtgatttataaaatttCCCCTTCGGACTTGCCAAAAGATGAACAGTATCAATATTTATCCCAATTAAGCAAGAAATTACTCCGAGTAATTAACTTTTTCACAACTAGACGGAAgctattgttgaattatttggGAGTAAAACCACACCCATTTCTGCACTTCAAATATATGGAAAAAGTTGAACCATTAaatgattatgataatGTTGTTCGTTTTAAAACCGAGAAAATGGATTTTCAAGAAGTTATGATTACAAGTTTCAATGTCAACAATATAATTAACGTGTCCAATTACCCTTTAATGAGGATGCTCTATAATAACAGTGACGACAACTACCAAACCTTCAAGAGAGTGATagagaaagaaaaccaTGATCAGAAAGTAAGGATTACCAAATTTAGGGCCAACTACGAAAGGAAAGAAGGTAAAAACATTGATACTTTTAATAGCTACGACCGTATCAGAAGGACTCAAAGTGAAGGTCTGCAAGACCTGAACGAATTGGATGATTTCGATTACGATAGAGGAATGTTCTTGTACGACTATAATATCGAACATGCCTTAACCTGTGTTTTTGACATATTTGGACGTGAGGGTAAAGTCTTTGATGATATTGGAACCATAAAACAGGGACTTGAAAACTTTGAGTTGGCACAAAAGGAAATAGCAAAATGTGTTTAG
- the RPL3 gene encoding 60S ribosomal protein uL3 (Ribosomal protein, large subunit; induced by ciclopirox olamine treatment; genes encoding cytoplasmic ribosomal subunits are downregulated upon phagocytosis by murine macrophages; Hap43-induced gene; Spider biofilm repressed), translating into MSHRKYEAPRHGSLGFLPRKRAAKQRGRVKSFPKDVKSKPVALTAFLGYKAGMTTIVRDLDRPGSKMHKREVVEAATVVDTPPMVVVGVVGYVETPRGLRSLTTVWAEHLSEEVRRRFYKNWYKSKKKAFTKYSGKYATDAKQVETELARIKKYASVVRVLAHTQIKKTPLSQKKAHLAEIQINGGSVSDKVDWAKEHFEKEVSVDSVFEQDEMIDVIAVTKGHGFEGVTHRWGTKKLPRKTHRGLRKVACIGAWHPANVNWTVARAGQNGYHHRTSINHKVYRVGKGTDEANGATEFDRTKKTINPMGGFVRYGNVNNDFVLLKGSIPGVKKRVVTLRKSLYVDTSRRAVEKVNLKWIDTASRFGKGRFQTPAEKHAFMGTLKKDLEN; encoded by the coding sequence ATGTCCCACAGAAAGTACGAAGCACCACGTCACGGTTCCTTAGGTTTCTTACCAAGAAAGAGAGCTGCCAAGCAAAGAGGAAGAGTTAAGTCATTCCCAAAGGATGTCAAGTCTAAGCCAGTTGCTTTGACTGCCTTCTTAGGTTACAAAGCTGGTATGACTACCATCGTCAGAGACTTGGACAGACCAGGTTCTAAAATGCACAAGAGAGAAGTTGTCGAAGCTGCTACTGTTGTTGACACCCCACCaatggttgttgttggtgttgttggttATGTTGAAACCCCAAGAGGTTTAAGATCATTGACCACTGTCTGGGCTGAACACTTGAGTGAAGAAGTCAGAAGAAGATTCTACAAGAACTGGTACAAATCCAAGAAGAAAGCCTTCACCAAATACTCTGGTAAATACGCCACTGACGCCAAACAAGTTGAAACTGAATTGGCCAGAATCAAGAAGTACGCTTCTGTTGTCAGAGTCTTGGCTCACACCCAAATCAAGAAGACTCCATTGTCTCAAAAGAAAGCTCACTTGGCTGAAATCCAAATCAACGGTGGTTCCGTCTCCGACAAAGTTGACTGGGCCAAAGAACactttgaaaaagaagtttCTGTTGACTCTGTTTTCGAACAAGATGAAATGATTGATGTCATTGCTGTCACCAAAGGTCACGGTTTCGAGGGTGTCACCCACAGATGGGGTACCAAGAAATTGCCAAGAAAGACCCACAGAGGTTTGAGAAAGGTTGCTTGTATTGGTGCTTGGCATCCAGCTAACGTTAACTGGACCGTTGCCAGAGCTGGTCAAAACGGTTACCACCATAGAACTTCTATCAACCACAAAGTTTACAGAGTTGGTAAAGGTACCGATGAAGCTAATGGTGCCACCGAATTTGACAGAACCAAAAAGACCATTAACCCAATGGGTGGTTTCGTTAGATACGGTAACGTTAACAACGACTTTGTCTTATTAAAGGGTTCTATCCCAGGTGTCAAGAAGAGAGTTGTTACTTTGAGAAAATCATTGTACGTTGACACCTCCAGAAGAGCTGTTGAAAAGGTTAACTTGAAATGGATCGATACCGCTTCTAGATTCGGTAAGGGTAGATTCCAAACCCCAGCTGAAAAACACGCTTTCATGGGtactttgaaaaaagacTTGGAAAACTAA